The following is a genomic window from Myxocyprinus asiaticus isolate MX2 ecotype Aquarium Trade chromosome 38, UBuf_Myxa_2, whole genome shotgun sequence.
gcttttaggttgtggcaaggacaaTGTCATATATTGtttatgcaaatattattagataataATTTagtcaatttaagattttctaaattatttatttatttagaaccacttaaaggagtagttcacctaaaaatggaaaatgtacttttactcactcatttactcacccttatgttgtttaaaCCCCATATGCTTTTACTTTTTCttgtaacataaaaatagatattttaagcagctctattccgtAGAATAATcatttatagtgagcaggagctttcAAGATTCAAAGAGGTAAAATAATATAAAGCAGTATTAAAGGTTCAGTACATCATAactgtagtccatatgactcatgcacaatATTCCAAGGTTTCTGGGACCTCACAACAgatttgtgttgtatggactaattTGAtggtatattaataatattgtttGCCCTTTGGACCTttacagcagtggtcaatatgaactgtttttgtatggaaaagtgcaGCGTTCCAGTTCTTGAAGAAAAGTTTGTGTTAAGACTCTACTTGGGAAaaacacaatgagggacaacttgatgaCAGTaaataattgtgtgtattttctttttgctagcctgctgacacagtcatgtcattttacagatacataaGTAAAGAAaggaaattcaaattatattcatcttttctttgagacagcacaaaaaagaaagaaaaaatgactaaaacaggtaaattgctagcaatgcagacacagttcACACAGTGTGTtctactgtgtgaacttaaaagaaaaacatgtattttttaaatatatttgtgatccccccaatgttcaagacgtGGTTACAGCCTTGTATTTAAGGGATACATTTATACTTAATATGACCCTTACAATTATGTTTTTGGGTGTAACTTAATGTACAGTAGGCAGTTTGATTTAGTCAtttgaaataacatttttgactttaataaaatcagttaatttagatgataCAACATGAAGTACAAAAAATAAAGGTCGATAATATGCAAAAGCAAGAAAGGTGTCATAACCATCAATAATACGTGTAAAAACAGTTTCAGGTTTTATGAAGAACAAAAGCAGGAAAGTTTCCCAGCCCGGTGCAGATAAAGAATAGGCTGCACAAAACCAGCCAGAATAAAACAGATAAAACTTATTGGCAAGACAACTGAAATATCATGTTGCAAAATATAGAGGAATCCCATAACAATAAAGGGGGTAAACATGATAACCATTGTCACAGTAATTATTAGAATGAGATAAAAAGCTTTTCGCTTCATGTGGTTTTCCTCGCCTccaactctccctctctctcctggaCCTAactgcttcagagctctgagaacaGCCAAACAGCAGAACAACTGAATGAAGAGAAATGGTAGGAACTGTATTAGGATGAACCATGTGAATGCATACATATTAAATGAGAGCAGGCTAAACATGCAGAACAAACACGAGCCGAGACCCATCAGCCAGACAACAACAGAACAGACAATTTTATATCTAAACGGCTTGAACTTCAGAAAGTCGACGGGATGGAGCACAGCCATAAAACGCTCACTGCAGATCAGACATTGAAACAGAGGACGAACAGTGATGGCAAGTCCAAGTAAAAATCTCTGTAATGTCATAAGACCTGGAAACCTTTCTGACAGTAGAAAGGCCAATGAAGTCAGAGAGAAAAAGATCTCGCAAACATTGAGATTGAAGTTGAAAAACTCTGATGCAACTCCATTTCTTCTTGTTGCAATAAGCCACAAAACATAGGCATATATAGGAACACCAGACAGTAGATGAAAGCATAGCACACCGATCCTGAGACCAACAAATGGCGAAAAATCATTTGTTGTGAAGTTGGTAGAAGGATGGACCTCGGGTGAGGTGAAGTTCTCAGCGGAGTTGTTCATCTGTTCAAAATTGTACAAATAtgttaaatacaaaaacaaataaatctgtGGAATTGTAATCTATGGGGGAATGAGAGAGAACTGTagagtaccaaatatttagattggatgataaaaaaacaatgaaatcacACTCAGTCAACCATTGTAAAATTGTGAAAAAGTAAATTGTCAGTACATTtccaacattcattttaaagacaTGGTGTACTAAATACTAAAAAGTATGCTAAAGAATGGAAATTTGACACAATCATACAATGATTCTATAATTTAGATTTAACTGCCAATGCCTAAAAACAGAACTTGTCATCTTCTGCCATACAGCATTCCCGTACCCATATTGTCAATTGATGGTAGTATCAACAATTACCCCCAATTCTCAGTAGTGCCTGACAGCAACACAACTTCAGAGATGTTGTAATGTATTATTGAGGCTGACAAATTATTCAAaagaaaattaatcaaaattctaAAGAGGTATTTATCACCTGAAAAGTGAATGTCTAGTCTCTTTGGATCAACATACATTTCTACTGACttggatttatatatatactgtcacAATGATACATGTTGTTGCCTTCATACTCTTCACCTTACATAAACTTCCAGATATGTAAATTTTTAATGTTGGAAACGTGATGTTTAAAAGTTCTGGgtaagatttaaaatattttaatgaggGAACAAATGCAGTTAATGTCAATGTGGAAAATATTCATTTGAAAGATGCTTAATTTACATTAATGCAAATCTTATTTTAGAGCTCTTTGGATACGATGCACACACATAAAATCAGGCTAACAAAGATTGACAAAAGTTTGTGATGTTTTGCTTTAATGAGTGGTACCTTTCTGAAgagaacaacaacaataacaacaacaacaaaaaactttcCCAAAAgttataaaatagaaaaaaatatgaataaataaatcacttttttttatttatttttttattttttatttttttcaggatgACTAAAATTggaataaaatgtaaaactgtttataaataaatgatcacCCAAAGAGCAAATTGACAAATTATCTCTATAAATCTGACACTGGGCTTCCACAGGTGTACTTTGGCAGGTACACAATATACAAAAATGTGACAATGGGTCATTAATCaagcattttattgaaaaaacaaaaacaaaatacaaaccaaaaaacaaataaaaactggtTATAACAACAACATCTGATGAACATGCAGAATAGTTTTGATCTGTATCTTAATAAATAGGAGATTTATGGAGTTTTTTAAGCATGTCAGTTTAAGGTAGTACACGATAGATTGTCAGACTGCTGGCAACACTATATTCTGCTATCA
Proteins encoded in this region:
- the LOC127428525 gene encoding C-C chemokine receptor 1-like protein 1; protein product: MNNSAENFTSPEVHPSTNFTTNDFSPFVGLRIGVLCFHLLSGVPIYAYVLWLIATRRNGVASEFFNFNLNVCEIFFSLTSLAFLLSERFPGLMTLQRFLLGLAITVRPLFQCLICSERFMAVLHPVDFLKFKPFRYKIVCSVVVWLMGLGSCLFCMFSLLSFNMYAFTWFILIQFLPFLFIQLFCCLAVLRALKQLGPGERGRVGGEENHMKRKAFYLILIITVTMVIMFTPFIVMGFLYILQHDISVVLPISFICFILAGFVQPILYLHRAGKLSCFCSS